The stretch of DNA TTCTGTAAAGGGCTGAATAGTATATCCTTTAGATTTTTCAAGCCATATAGTATTATAAATGCTCAACTCTGCTATCAGACAATAGTGCAAGTACATGCACAGACCTCTCTTGCAATAAAACTTTCTTTACAAGAACAAGTGGTAGACTGGGCAATCTAATGCAGTTTATCAAAACATAATATTGACATAATATTGTTGTCTCATTTTTCTCTACAGGCAGAAGACTAATCTTCGAAAATATGTATTTGGGAGATAGTCACGTTCTGTTGAATACATTGTGCTGGTGCTGCCATCGAAAAATCTGGTTACACTCTGGGGAGGCCTTCTACCACTGCAGGACTCAACCGCCGCGGCTCTGAGATGAGCGTCTGGCCCAAGTGCACACACCATGAATAGATACACAATGATCAAGCAGCTTGGGGATGGGACCTATGGTTCCGTCCTGTTGGGAAGAAGCATTGAGTCTGGGGAACTGATTGCCATCAAAAAGTGAGTTTTATCTCCTGAATCCATCTTCCCACTATACATTGTCAATATAATTTTTAGCTCTGCCTTTTCCATTcccatctttcaaatatttataaaggGGAGTGATTAGGAGGCAGGGAGAAAATCCTGTCTGTAGATTCAGTGATTATTGACAGTGCAACACCATGCTAGAGGTTGCAAACATTCCCACATTAAACTTATTACTGTGCATGTAGCCCTAGTGTGTTTTCAGagtgttttctcatttgtgaagtgaacatGAACAGGTTAAACATGATTTACaggagaggaaactgaaagtaagTGGCTTAATTGGGGGTCATTTATGCTTGTGGTGGCCATGTGACTGccatcctgtccacctgctccgctTTTTCATAGCAGCCTGAGTCCAGATCCAAAAGAATTTACTCCCAAACTTAGTTGTTCAAAACAACACACATTTCTTCTCTCAGTTTTCTGTGGGTCAGGAGCCTGGGCACAGTTAAGCCAAGAAGAGTGGATCTCCTATAAAGCTACAGTCCATGTGGTAGCCAGAGCAGGGGTCCCATTTAAAGGCTGGACTTGGGAAAGGTCTACTTGGGAACTGACTCACCTGATTGTGGGCGGCATTCAGTACTTGAGGACTGTTGGACTGTGGCTTTCAGTTACCCCCTGGCTGCTGGCCGAAAGTTGCCCTCAATTCCTTCTTGCATGTTCCTCTCCAGAGAGCAGCTCAACTATATAGCAGCTATCCTTATCAAGATGTGAgagtcgggcctggcggcgtggcctagcggctaaagtcctcgccttgaacgccccgggatcccaatgggcgccagttctagtcccggcagctccacttcccatccagctccctgcttgtggcctgagaaagcagtcgaggatggcccaaagctttgggaccctgcacccgtgcggaagacccggaagaggttcctggttcccggcttcggatcggtgcataccggtccgttgcggctcacttggggagtgaaacatcggacggaagatcttcctctctgtctcccctcctctctgtatatctgactttccaataataataataaaaaaaaaatctaaaaaaaaataagatgtgaGAGTCAAGAAGAcatgaagaaaatcttccataaaGATGGAAATCATATTTTTGCTTCTGTAAACTAGTAACAGTAATGATGGCCTCTAAAATATCTCATCCTGTTGGTTAGAAGCGAATCACTAAAGGAGATGGGGTTATTCAAGGTAGTGAATACCAGGTGATGGGTGCATATGGAAACCATGTTAGTCTGcttactgggcccagcaccatagcctaggatcccatatgggcactagttctaatcctggtggccccgcttatcatccagctccctgcttgtggcctaggaaagcagtagaggacagcccaaaaccttggcaccctgcacctgcatggga from Ochotona princeps isolate mOchPri1 chromosome 1, mOchPri1.hap1, whole genome shotgun sequence encodes:
- the LOC131479924 gene encoding uncharacterized LOC128092246 homolog isoform X1; translated protein: MRSGRRLIFENMYLGDSHVLLNTLCWCCHRKIWLHSGEAFYHCRTQPPRL
- the LOC131479924 gene encoding uncharacterized LOC128092246 homolog isoform X2 encodes the protein MYLGDSHVLLNTLCWCCHRKIWLHSGEAFYHCRTQPPRL